Proteins from a genomic interval of Paenibacillus lentus:
- a CDS encoding DoxX family protein: protein MQTVTKLGLTLLRVFLGYTFFIHGLDKFQGGIENTVGFFESLGLLGFSAYAVAIIELVGGALMILGLGTRVVAVLFAVIMVGAIATAKLGLGFLGNGQMAGYELDLALLVISIYLALHKTTYLALGNLFFRTKEG, encoded by the coding sequence ATGCAAACTGTTACTAAGTTGGGATTGACATTGTTGAGAGTATTTTTGGGTTATACGTTCTTTATTCATGGGCTAGACAAGTTTCAAGGGGGTATTGAGAATACGGTTGGTTTCTTTGAAAGTTTAGGCCTTCTGGGTTTCTCCGCTTATGCTGTAGCAATCATTGAATTAGTTGGTGGAGCTTTGATGATACTAGGGCTAGGGACAAGGGTTGTAGCTGTGTTGTTCGCGGTGATTATGGTGGGAGCGATCGCTACAGCGAAGCTTGGACTTGGATTTCTTGGAAATGGGCAAATGGCCGGTTATGAGCTCGATTTGGCACTACTAGTGATTTCCATCTATCTCGCATTGCACAAGACAACATATTTGGCTTTAGGTAATTTATTTTTTCGTACCAAGGAAGGTTAA
- a CDS encoding PH domain-containing protein — MKARRYRYHPLTILLQLWKLAKNAIFFVIYLFVIKTGSESPFIVYGRYIFVLAVGLSVCSIFFKWFTQKYELDDRSFHLYKGVFNKSEQTIPFSKVQNINRHTSLFHKLFNMTSVSFETGMAGDDAAVKFAVISQAEADRIEVHMAKMIKSDEPEDSEEWTAVPPVDGEIEATSTLDSENMAQERTIHFTPTKNDIFKAAFTSLSFLLFIPVILSLYEKIDGVFNVGEKAEGIVQRLLSSGWLMMILIIVFIIASTIFGLVRTFLKYGKYEISSDLERIYISKGMMDETSFSISKDRVQAIEIEQSMIKRWLGLAEVKLISAGSLESNKSMNEINSLYPFLPIQRAYEMVSEILPSYQVTQEMTRLPTKALWLRLFRPSWFWMAVTAGLFYFKPTILQMKEAWWMISAILLIIVLVARWLDFLNTRYILNDRFIQIKTGSLTTTLYISKRDKVIEVKVTQSKLQRLLGLASIGTINRAKPVHHTGVKDVPLGMAESFYKWYIGRRTEITVE; from the coding sequence AGACGTTACCGTTACCATCCACTGACTATCCTTCTACAGTTGTGGAAATTAGCTAAGAACGCAATTTTCTTTGTCATTTATTTGTTCGTCATCAAAACAGGCTCGGAATCGCCCTTCATTGTATATGGAAGGTACATTTTTGTTCTAGCTGTCGGGCTTTCAGTTTGCTCCATCTTTTTCAAATGGTTCACCCAGAAATATGAATTAGATGATCGTTCTTTTCATCTCTACAAGGGGGTTTTCAACAAATCAGAGCAAACCATTCCTTTTTCGAAGGTGCAGAATATCAATCGCCATACTTCCTTATTCCATAAGTTGTTTAATATGACTTCGGTCAGTTTTGAGACGGGGATGGCGGGAGACGATGCTGCGGTTAAATTTGCGGTCATTTCTCAAGCCGAAGCGGATCGAATAGAGGTGCATATGGCAAAAATGATTAAATCCGACGAACCCGAAGATTCCGAAGAATGGACTGCTGTTCCACCTGTGGATGGAGAGATTGAAGCAACCTCTACATTAGATTCAGAAAATATGGCTCAAGAGCGCACGATTCACTTTACCCCGACAAAAAATGATATTTTTAAGGCAGCCTTTACTTCCCTAAGCTTTTTATTGTTTATTCCTGTAATTCTTTCGCTTTATGAAAAAATCGATGGTGTTTTTAACGTGGGGGAAAAGGCTGAGGGAATTGTGCAACGCTTGCTCAGCTCTGGGTGGTTGATGATGATCCTCATCATTGTCTTCATCATTGCTTCTACTATTTTTGGACTCGTGAGGACGTTTCTCAAATATGGTAAGTATGAGATCTCCTCAGACCTTGAGCGGATTTATATATCCAAGGGTATGATGGATGAAACGTCATTCTCCATCTCCAAAGATAGAGTTCAGGCGATAGAAATCGAGCAGTCTATGATAAAAAGATGGCTTGGGCTCGCCGAGGTCAAATTGATCAGTGCAGGGAGCTTGGAATCCAATAAAAGTATGAATGAAATCAACTCGCTTTATCCTTTCCTGCCTATTCAGCGTGCCTATGAAATGGTATCCGAGATTTTACCATCTTATCAAGTGACACAAGAGATGACTCGACTTCCTACAAAAGCGTTATGGCTGCGTTTATTTCGGCCAAGCTGGTTCTGGATGGCTGTGACGGCAGGCTTATTCTATTTCAAGCCGACCATATTACAGATGAAGGAAGCTTGGTGGATGATCTCAGCTATTTTGCTTATCATCGTCCTTGTAGCAAGATGGCTGGATTTCTTGAATACCCGCTACATCTTAAATGATCGCTTTATACAAATCAAAACAGGCAGTTTAACTACGACTTTATACATATCCAAAAGGGATAAGGTTATCGAAGTGAAAGTAACTCAGAGTAAACTCCAAAGGCTGCTGGGTCTCGCGTCAATTGGTACGATTAATCGGGCCAAGCCCGTACATCATACAGGGGTTAAAGATGTGCCCCTAGGAATGGCCGAGTCATTTTATAAATGGTATATCGGACGTAGAACAGAAATCACCGTGGAATAA
- a CDS encoding winged helix-turn-helix transcriptional regulator — MDTSICTRFEKAMSLLSQRWTGLIIYQLLSGPQRFCQLESSIGVSGKVLSERLKDLETEGIVTRSIYPETPVRIEYSLTDKGIAFEPIMRDIENWSQRWLEL, encoded by the coding sequence TTGGATACTTCGATTTGCACTAGATTCGAAAAAGCAATGAGCCTATTAAGCCAACGATGGACAGGACTCATTATTTACCAGCTCCTTTCTGGCCCTCAGAGATTTTGTCAACTAGAATCATCCATTGGTGTTAGCGGCAAAGTTCTTTCAGAACGTTTGAAGGATCTAGAGACTGAGGGAATTGTAACTAGGAGCATTTACCCAGAAACCCCTGTCCGAATTGAATACTCCCTAACGGATAAAGGCATTGCCTTTGAACCGATTATGAGGGATATCGAAAATTGGTCTCAACGCTGGTTAGAGCTTTAA